A window of the Roseburia sp. 831b genome harbors these coding sequences:
- a CDS encoding alpha/beta hydrolase — protein MITNEYKIQVEGSLPYAKLHIYLWEKSPEIKIEKRPMILICPGGGYEFTSDREADPLAVQFLQMGYQVAILRYSVAPAEYPTALLEACQSMKLIREHEEEWGIDTNQIYILGCSAGGHLAASVGVFWNESWIAGKLGCKNELFRPAGMILCYPVITSGEYAHRGSFEALLKSQYTEEMLEKMSLEKQVSKDTPKAFLWHTYTDDCVPVENSLLFIQAMKKFEIPVEFHMYPVGGHGLSTCDSLAETPDGYGVQKECQSWLPLVREWLKASVKEK, from the coding sequence ATGATTACAAACGAATATAAAATTCAGGTGGAGGGCTCTCTGCCATACGCAAAATTACACATTTATTTATGGGAGAAATCCCCGGAAATTAAAATAGAAAAAAGGCCAATGATACTGATTTGTCCGGGTGGTGGATATGAATTTACATCGGACAGGGAGGCAGACCCATTGGCGGTACAGTTTTTACAAATGGGATATCAGGTTGCAATCTTAAGATATTCCGTTGCACCGGCAGAATATCCCACTGCACTTTTAGAGGCGTGTCAGTCAATGAAACTGATTCGGGAACACGAAGAAGAATGGGGCATAGACACCAATCAAATCTATATTTTAGGCTGTTCCGCAGGCGGTCATCTGGCAGCAAGTGTCGGTGTGTTCTGGAATGAGTCATGGATTGCAGGGAAACTTGGCTGTAAAAATGAGCTGTTCCGACCGGCGGGGATGATTCTTTGCTACCCGGTCATCACATCCGGCGAATATGCACACAGAGGTTCTTTTGAAGCACTTTTGAAATCGCAGTATACAGAGGAAATGTTGGAAAAGATGTCCTTGGAAAAACAGGTATCCAAAGATACGCCAAAAGCATTTTTGTGGCATACCTATACCGACGACTGCGTTCCGGTCGAGAATTCGCTTCTTTTCATCCAAGCAATGAAAAAGTTTGAGATTCCGGTGGAATTCCATATGTATCCGGTAGGCGGACACGGATTATCCACCTGTGACAGTCTTGCGGAAACGCCGGATGGATATGGTGTGCAAAAGGAATGCCAGAGCTGGCTGCCATTGGTAAGAGAATGGCTAAAGGCTTCTGTAAAAGAAAAATAG
- a CDS encoding L-ribulose-5-phosphate 4-epimerase produces the protein MLEELKKRIYEANMELPKRGLITYTWGNVSGIDRDTGFFVIKPSGVDYDKLTAEDMVVMDLEGNKIEGRYKPSSDTATHLELYKKYPEIGGVVHTHSPEAVAWAQAGRDIPLYGTTHADYFFGPIPCARNLTQEEIDEGYERNTGKVIIETFEERGINPVYTPAVLCKNHGPFTWGKDAEEAVHNAVVLEEVAKMAIKTELLNPNVKPAPDSIKNKHFYRKHGANAYYGQN, from the coding sequence ATGCTAGAAGAGTTAAAAAAACGGATTTATGAGGCAAATATGGAATTGCCAAAGAGAGGTTTGATTACCTACACATGGGGAAATGTAAGTGGAATAGATCGTGATACTGGTTTTTTTGTCATTAAGCCAAGTGGTGTAGATTATGATAAGCTTACTGCGGAAGACATGGTTGTGATGGATTTAGAGGGAAACAAAATAGAAGGAAGATACAAACCATCTTCTGATACGGCAACGCATCTTGAGCTCTATAAAAAGTATCCGGAAATTGGTGGAGTGGTACATACACATTCGCCGGAGGCAGTAGCCTGGGCCCAGGCTGGAAGAGATATTCCATTATATGGAACGACGCATGCAGATTACTTTTTTGGACCAATACCTTGTGCAAGAAATCTTACACAGGAGGAGATTGACGAAGGATATGAGAGAAATACAGGAAAAGTAATTATTGAGACTTTTGAAGAAAGAGGAATTAACCCTGTCTATACGCCGGCTGTTCTTTGCAAAAATCATGGACCTTTTACATGGGGGAAAGATGCAGAAGAAGCAGTACATAATGCAGTAGTTCTAGAAGAAGTGGCAAAGATGGCAATTAAAACGGAACTGCTTAATCCAAATGTAAAACCGGCACCGGATAGTATCAAAAATAAACATTTTTACCGTAAGCATGGGGCAAATGCCTATTACGGACAGAATTAA
- a CDS encoding LacI family DNA-binding transcriptional regulator: MSITAKELAKKLCLSEAAISMGLNNKPGVSTDTRKRILEAAQKYGYDFSRIHPAETIQIDRGIIYLVVFRKNGALIPDPPVSIISNHGINVPDVSFFAQLSEGIAATSKSYGFHLNISYLYNEDDIDNFIGEFKRFHAKGVLILGTEMCEHELRPFVKNHVPFVLIDNYFEGQNANYILINNVQGAYLATEYLIHKNLGQPGYLRSSYLITGFEERADGFYKAVRKNGMATSRSIVHELTPSVEGAYYDMKELLKSNVELSKCYFADNDQIAAGALRAFTEAGYRIPQDISIIGFDDMPLCTYTIPTLTTIHVPKQYMGELAVKRLAEIIENPSSCPVKIEVATQIKKRKSC; this comes from the coding sequence ATGTCTATCACTGCAAAAGAACTAGCAAAAAAATTATGTCTGTCTGAAGCTGCTATTTCCATGGGGCTAAATAACAAACCAGGTGTGAGCACCGATACCAGAAAGCGAATCCTAGAGGCTGCCCAAAAATACGGGTACGACTTTTCCCGTATTCATCCAGCCGAAACGATTCAGATAGATCGTGGCATTATTTATCTGGTTGTATTTCGTAAAAACGGAGCATTAATTCCTGATCCACCTGTCAGTATCATTTCCAATCACGGAATCAATGTTCCGGATGTATCCTTTTTTGCACAACTCTCAGAAGGAATTGCAGCCACAAGCAAGAGTTACGGTTTTCACCTTAATATTTCCTATCTCTATAACGAAGATGATATTGATAATTTTATTGGCGAATTTAAAAGATTCCATGCAAAAGGCGTGCTTATTCTTGGAACGGAAATGTGTGAACATGAATTACGGCCTTTTGTCAAAAATCATGTTCCTTTTGTTCTCATCGATAATTACTTCGAGGGACAAAATGCAAATTACATTCTAATCAACAATGTACAGGGCGCCTATCTTGCAACCGAATATCTTATTCACAAAAACTTAGGACAACCTGGTTATTTACGCTCTTCCTATCTGATTACTGGGTTTGAGGAACGTGCAGATGGTTTTTACAAAGCAGTACGCAAAAATGGAATGGCCACCTCACGTTCCATTGTCCATGAATTAACCCCCTCCGTAGAGGGTGCTTATTACGACATGAAAGAATTACTAAAAAGCAACGTAGAACTTAGCAAATGCTATTTTGCAGACAACGATCAGATTGCTGCGGGCGCTCTTCGAGCATTTACCGAAGCCGGTTATCGGATTCCACAAGATATTTCTATTATTGGCTTTGATGACATGCCACTATGTACCTACACAATTCCAACCTTAACCACCATACATGTTCCAAAACAATATATGGGAGAATTGGCCGTAAAACGCCTTGCAGAAATTATTGAAAATCCATCTTCTTGCCCAGTAAAAATAGAAGTTGCAACACAAATCAAAAAAAGGAAGAGCTGTTAA
- a CDS encoding L-fucose/L-arabinose isomerase family protein, which translates to MNNLPKIKLGVVAVSRDCFPESLSVNRRKALVDAYTKKYNADDIYECPICIVESEIHMVQALEDIKKAGCNALCVYLGNFGPEISETLLAKHFEGPKMFIAAAEETQNDLVQGRGDAYCGMLNASYNLKLRNVGAYIPEYPVGDAEECADMMHEFLPIARAIDGLANLKIISFGPRPLNFLACNAPIKPLYNLGVEIEENSELDLFEAYNRHAGDKRIPEVVADMEKELGTGNKKPEILEKLAQYEITLTDWVEEHRGYRKYVTIAGKCWPAFQTQFGFVPCYVNSRLTGRGIPVSCEVDIYGALSEFIGACVSEDAVTLLDINNSVPKDMYKESIEGKFDYKHTDTFMGFHCGNTCSKKLASCEMKNQMIMARSLPVEVTNGTLEGDITPGDITFYRLQSTADCQIRAYVAQGEVLPVATKSFGGIGIFAIKEMGRFYRHVLIEKNYPHHGAVAFGHYGKALFEVFKYIGVPVEDINYNQPASIPYKTENPFA; encoded by the coding sequence ATGAATAATTTACCAAAAATTAAGTTGGGAGTTGTGGCGGTAAGCCGTGACTGTTTTCCAGAGAGCTTATCTGTAAACCGTAGAAAGGCATTGGTTGACGCCTACACAAAGAAATATAATGCGGATGATATTTATGAATGTCCAATTTGCATTGTAGAGAGTGAAATTCATATGGTTCAGGCATTAGAGGATATCAAGAAAGCAGGATGTAATGCACTTTGCGTTTACCTTGGAAACTTTGGACCTGAAATCTCAGAGACACTTCTTGCAAAGCATTTTGAAGGCCCTAAAATGTTTATTGCTGCAGCAGAAGAGACACAGAATGATTTGGTACAGGGACGTGGGGATGCATATTGTGGTATGCTTAATGCAAGCTATAATTTAAAACTTCGTAATGTTGGAGCTTATATTCCGGAGTATCCGGTTGGAGATGCTGAGGAATGTGCAGATATGATGCATGAATTTCTTCCAATTGCAAGGGCGATTGATGGACTTGCAAATCTTAAGATTATTTCATTTGGTCCTAGACCATTGAACTTCCTTGCATGCAATGCTCCAATAAAACCATTATACAATTTAGGGGTTGAAATCGAGGAAAATTCAGAACTTGATTTGTTCGAAGCTTACAATAGACATGCTGGAGATAAGAGAATTCCAGAGGTTGTTGCTGATATGGAAAAGGAGCTTGGCACTGGCAACAAGAAGCCTGAAATTTTAGAGAAACTTGCGCAATATGAAATTACACTGACAGACTGGGTGGAAGAACATAGAGGATATCGCAAATATGTTACAATTGCTGGAAAATGCTGGCCAGCATTCCAGACACAGTTTGGATTTGTTCCATGTTATGTAAATAGTCGTTTGACAGGAAGAGGAATTCCGGTTTCCTGTGAGGTAGATATTTACGGGGCATTGAGTGAGTTTATCGGAGCATGTGTCAGTGAAGATGCGGTTACACTTCTTGATATCAACAATTCTGTACCAAAGGATATGTACAAAGAGTCGATAGAAGGAAAATTTGACTATAAACATACCGATACTTTCATGGGCTTCCATTGCGGAAATACATGTTCAAAGAAACTTGCAAGTTGTGAAATGAAGAATCAGATGATTATGGCAAGAAGTCTCCCGGTTGAGGTTACCAATGGAACACTAGAAGGAGATATTACGCCAGGAGATATTACATTCTACCGTTTACAGTCAACCGCTGACTGCCAGATTCGTGCGTATGTTGCACAGGGGGAAGTACTTCCGGTTGCAACAAAATCATTTGGTGGAATTGGTATTTTTGCAATCAAAGAGATGGGAAGATTCTATCGTCATGTATTAATTGAGAAAAACTATCCACATCATGGAGCAGTCGCATTTGGTCATTATGGAAAAGCCCTGTTTGAAGTGTTTAAGTACATAGGTGTACCAGTGGAAGATATCAACTATAACCAGCCAGCAAGCATTCCATATAAGACAGAGAATCCTTTTGCATAA
- the fsa gene encoding fructose-6-phosphate aldolase, with translation MKIFVDTGKIEEIKKANDMGVICGVTTNPSLIAKEGGRPQEEILKEIASIVDGPISGEVKATTVDAEGMIAEGREIAKLHPNMVVKIPMTIEGLKAVKVLSAEGIKTNVTLIFTANQAILAANAGATYVSPFLGRLDDISQAGIDLIRDIAEIFRIYGYETEIIAASIRNPIHVTDCALAGADIATIPYHVIEAMTKHPLTDQGIAKFQKDYIAVFGE, from the coding sequence ATGAAAATTTTTGTTGATACAGGAAAAATTGAAGAGATTAAGAAAGCAAACGATATGGGTGTTATTTGTGGTGTAACGACAAATCCATCTCTCATTGCAAAAGAGGGTGGACGCCCACAGGAAGAAATTTTAAAAGAGATTGCATCCATTGTAGATGGACCTATTTCAGGAGAAGTAAAAGCAACAACGGTAGATGCAGAAGGCATGATTGCAGAAGGACGTGAAATTGCAAAATTACATCCAAACATGGTTGTAAAGATTCCAATGACAATAGAAGGTTTAAAGGCTGTGAAAGTGTTATCTGCAGAGGGAATTAAAACAAATGTCACATTAATATTTACTGCAAATCAGGCAATTCTTGCTGCAAATGCAGGTGCAACATATGTATCACCTTTCCTTGGAAGATTAGATGATATTAGTCAGGCTGGAATTGATTTGATTCGTGACATTGCAGAGATTTTTAGAATTTATGGATATGAGACAGAGATTATTGCAGCATCCATTCGTAATCCAATCCATGTTACAGATTGCGCTCTTGCAGGTGCAGATATTGCAACAATTCCATACCATGTAATCGAGGCAATGACAAAACATCCATTAACAGACCAGGGAATTGCAAAATTCCAGAAAGATTATATTGCAGTGTTTGGTGAATAA
- a CDS encoding xylulokinase → MINAKNTIENGKAVLGIEFGSTRIKAVLIDEEHVPIATGEHAWENRLENGVWTYTLADIWGGLQDCYKKMTEDVKEKYGIPVKKLAALGISAMMHGYMPFDEKGKLLVPFRTWRNTITGEAASQLTEQFQFNIPQRWSIAHLYQAILNKEEHVKDITYLSTLAGYIHWQLSGEKVLGIGDASGMFPIDSKIRNYNAKMLEQFASLSTVKQYPWKIDEILPTIKVAGEVAGYLTEEGAKKLDVTGNLEAGCPMAPPEGDAGTGMTATNSVAVRTGNVSAGTSVFAMVVLEEDLKAVHEEIDLVTTPVGDAVAMVHCNNCTSDLNKWVGLFKEFSDLFGMNLDINDIYGKLYTNAMNGAKDCDGIVAFNTLSGEPVIGTNEGRPMIFHRPDSKVNLANFMRTNLYASLATLKVGCDILFKEEKVKVDTIYGHGGLFKTKGVGQNILAAAMNAPVALMSTAGEGGPWGMAVLAAYMAEKQADKTLEQYLNDKVFVGQESIVVKPDSEDVKGYDRFIENYKAAVPVQQAAVEALPL, encoded by the coding sequence ATGATAAATGCAAAAAATACGATTGAGAATGGGAAAGCGGTTCTTGGTATTGAATTTGGTTCAACAAGAATTAAGGCGGTTTTAATTGACGAGGAACATGTTCCAATTGCGACTGGGGAGCATGCATGGGAAAACCGGTTAGAAAATGGAGTTTGGACCTATACACTTGCTGATATCTGGGGAGGACTTCAGGATTGTTACAAAAAGATGACAGAGGATGTTAAAGAAAAGTATGGTATTCCTGTAAAAAAACTTGCCGCGTTAGGAATTTCGGCAATGATGCATGGATATATGCCGTTTGATGAAAAAGGAAAACTGCTTGTTCCATTTCGTACGTGGAGAAATACAATAACAGGTGAAGCTGCAAGCCAGCTAACAGAACAGTTTCAATTCAACATACCGCAAAGATGGAGCATTGCCCATTTATATCAGGCAATTCTGAATAAAGAGGAACATGTGAAAGACATTACATATTTATCTACGTTAGCAGGTTATATTCACTGGCAGTTAAGTGGAGAAAAAGTACTTGGCATCGGTGATGCATCAGGAATGTTTCCGATAGATTCTAAAATCAGAAATTATAATGCAAAGATGCTGGAGCAGTTTGCATCTCTTAGTACAGTAAAGCAATATCCATGGAAGATAGATGAAATACTTCCAACAATTAAAGTGGCAGGTGAAGTGGCGGGCTATCTGACCGAAGAAGGTGCAAAGAAGCTGGATGTCACAGGTAACCTAGAAGCCGGATGCCCAATGGCACCACCAGAGGGAGATGCAGGCACTGGAATGACAGCAACAAATTCAGTTGCAGTCCGCACAGGAAATGTCTCAGCAGGTACGTCGGTATTTGCGATGGTAGTTTTGGAGGAAGATCTGAAAGCCGTACATGAAGAGATTGATCTTGTTACGACACCGGTTGGTGATGCTGTTGCAATGGTACACTGCAATAACTGTACATCCGATTTGAATAAGTGGGTAGGTTTGTTTAAGGAGTTTTCCGACTTGTTTGGAATGAATCTTGATATAAATGATATTTACGGAAAATTATATACAAATGCGATGAATGGTGCTAAGGATTGTGATGGCATAGTGGCATTTAATACATTATCCGGAGAACCTGTAATCGGTACCAATGAAGGACGTCCAATGATTTTCCATAGACCGGATAGTAAAGTAAATCTTGCAAACTTCATGAGAACAAACCTTTATGCATCGCTTGCAACACTAAAGGTAGGATGCGATATCTTATTCAAGGAAGAAAAGGTAAAAGTTGATACAATATATGGTCATGGCGGCCTTTTTAAGACAAAAGGTGTTGGGCAAAATATTCTTGCAGCGGCGATGAATGCACCGGTAGCCCTAATGTCTACTGCAGGCGAAGGCGGACCTTGGGGAATGGCGGTTCTTGCTGCGTATATGGCAGAAAAACAAGCTGACAAGACTCTAGAACAATATCTGAATGATAAAGTATTTGTAGGACAGGAAAGTATTGTTGTCAAGCCGGATTCAGAAGATGTGAAAGGCTATGATAGATTTATTGAAAATTATAAGGCAGCAGTGCCGGTACAGCAGGCAGCAGTAGAGGCATTACCATTGTAA
- a CDS encoding alpha-N-arabinofuranosidase encodes MAKLLINDGKELDTIAPEIYGHFSEHLGRCIYEGLYVGENSDIPNVNGMRTDVVEALKEINIPMLRWPGGCFADEYHWKDGIGEKSKRKKMINTHWGGVVEDNSFGTHEFMELCRQLGCKTYINGNLGSGTVQEMSEWVEYMTFKGVSPMADLRKKNGQEEPWTVDYFGVGNENWGCGGNMTPEFYANMYRRYQTYVRNYNPEKPIAKVCCGANVDDYHWTEGVMKTCFDHTPGQFHGFMDYISLHYYVHPEGWEIKGSATDFDDAVWYKTLGKALVMEDLINRHSAIIDQYDSEKKIGLSVDEWGTWFTCEPGTNPGFLYQQNTVRDALVAGITLNIFNKHCDRVRMACLAQMVNVLQSVILTEGEKMIKTPTYHVFHMYRHHQGAKLLDSTLNNVQTIGTEEWGVPEITESVSKKDGIITITLNNLSATDDKELDIVLTEKGEYEIVEANIVSNDDMRAYNTFENPENVRETAFTAYKVKGNIITAKLPKCSVVELRVR; translated from the coding sequence ATGGCAAAATTACTAATCAATGATGGAAAAGAATTAGATACAATTGCTCCTGAGATATACGGACATTTCTCAGAACACCTGGGAAGATGCATTTATGAGGGGTTATATGTAGGAGAAAACTCTGATATTCCAAATGTCAATGGAATGAGAACAGATGTAGTGGAGGCACTTAAAGAAATCAATATTCCAATGCTTAGATGGCCAGGTGGATGCTTTGCAGATGAATATCATTGGAAGGATGGAATTGGAGAAAAATCAAAGAGAAAGAAAATGATAAATACCCACTGGGGCGGAGTGGTAGAAGATAATAGCTTTGGAACCCATGAGTTTATGGAACTTTGCAGGCAGCTTGGCTGTAAGACCTATATCAATGGAAATCTTGGAAGCGGCACAGTGCAGGAGATGTCAGAATGGGTTGAGTATATGACCTTTAAGGGCGTTTCACCAATGGCAGATTTGCGTAAGAAGAACGGACAGGAAGAGCCATGGACAGTTGATTATTTTGGAGTGGGAAATGAAAACTGGGGCTGCGGTGGTAACATGACACCAGAATTTTATGCCAATATGTATCGCCGTTACCAGACTTATGTGAGAAATTATAATCCTGAAAAACCAATTGCAAAGGTATGTTGTGGTGCAAATGTGGATGACTATCATTGGACAGAAGGCGTAATGAAGACCTGCTTCGACCATACACCAGGGCAGTTCCACGGATTCATGGATTATATCTCCCTCCACTATTATGTACATCCAGAGGGATGGGAGATAAAAGGGAGTGCTACTGATTTTGATGATGCTGTATGGTATAAAACCCTTGGAAAAGCCCTTGTGATGGAAGATTTGATTAACAGACATAGTGCAATTATCGATCAATATGATTCTGAGAAAAAGATCGGTTTATCTGTTGATGAATGGGGTACCTGGTTTACCTGTGAACCAGGTACAAATCCAGGATTTTTGTATCAGCAGAACACAGTTCGTGATGCCCTTGTAGCTGGTATTACATTAAATATCTTTAATAAACATTGTGACCGAGTCAGAATGGCTTGCCTTGCCCAGATGGTAAATGTACTCCAGTCTGTTATCCTTACAGAGGGAGAAAAAATGATAAAGACACCTACTTATCATGTATTCCATATGTATCGCCATCATCAGGGAGCAAAGCTTTTAGACAGCACGCTGAATAATGTTCAAACTATAGGAACAGAGGAATGGGGTGTGCCAGAAATTACAGAATCCGTATCGAAAAAGGATGGAATTATTACAATTACACTTAACAATTTATCTGCAACAGATGACAAGGAACTTGATATTGTGCTTACAGAGAAAGGCGAGTATGAGATAGTAGAGGCAAATATTGTCTCAAATGATGATATGAGAGCTTACAATACATTTGAGAATCCGGAAAATGTAAGAGAGACTGCGTTTACAGCATATAAGGTAAAGGGCAATATAATAACTGCAAAACTTCCGAAATGCAGTGTAGTGGAATTGCGGGTTAGATAG
- a CDS encoding transketolase family protein, with amino-acid sequence MPEVKKIATRASYGNALVEIGNESDKLIVLDADLAAATQTAIFKKAYPQRHIDCGIAEANMTCIAAGLSTCGYIPFISTFAMFAAGRAFEQVRNSIGYPGLNVKIGATHAGISVGEDGASHQCNEDIALMRTIPGMTILNPSDDVEARAAVHAAFELEGPVYLRFGRLAVPAYNDEASYKFEIGKGIELRDGKDCTIIATGLEVSESQKAAEILEKQGIDVQLINIHTIKPLDEEIVISAAQKTGRIFTVEEHSVIGGLGDAVAGVLAEKWPTKLTKIGINDVFGESGPAVELLHKYELDAEGIAKRIQKEMM; translated from the coding sequence ATGCCAGAAGTAAAGAAAATTGCAACGCGTGCCAGTTATGGAAATGCGTTGGTTGAGATTGGAAATGAGTCCGATAAATTAATCGTTCTTGATGCTGATCTTGCAGCAGCAACACAGACGGCAATTTTTAAGAAAGCATACCCACAGCGACATATCGATTGCGGTATTGCGGAGGCAAATATGACTTGTATTGCAGCAGGATTATCCACCTGCGGATATATACCGTTTATCAGTACGTTTGCAATGTTTGCAGCAGGCCGTGCTTTTGAGCAGGTGCGTAACTCAATTGGGTATCCTGGATTAAATGTAAAAATCGGAGCCACACATGCTGGTATATCGGTAGGGGAAGATGGTGCGTCCCATCAGTGTAATGAAGATATTGCTTTGATGCGTACCATACCGGGAATGACGATTCTCAATCCATCGGATGATGTTGAGGCAAGAGCTGCGGTTCATGCAGCATTTGAGTTAGAAGGTCCAGTATACCTAAGATTTGGAAGACTAGCTGTGCCTGCATACAATGACGAGGCATCCTATAAGTTTGAAATTGGTAAGGGGATCGAACTTCGGGATGGAAAAGACTGCACTATTATTGCAACAGGACTCGAGGTATCGGAAAGCCAGAAAGCGGCTGAAATTCTAGAAAAGCAAGGAATTGATGTGCAGCTTATTAACATTCATACAATCAAACCATTGGATGAGGAGATTGTAATATCAGCAGCCCAAAAGACGGGCAGAATCTTCACGGTGGAAGAACACTCTGTAATTGGTGGACTCGGTGATGCCGTGGCAGGAGTTCTTGCAGAAAAATGGCCTACAAAACTTACAAAGATAGGTATCAATGATGTGTTTGGAGAGTCTGGACCAGCGGTTGAACTGTTACACAAATATGAACTTGATGCAGAAGGCATTGCAAAAAGAATCCAAAAAGAAATGATGTAG
- a CDS encoding DUF6171 family protein, protein MNRVCKKCLMREMAAADALMIEKYMAAIKAEDRVPEGEYERRLSLCKECERLNAGICAACGCYVELRALSPVSRCPYHSW, encoded by the coding sequence ATGAATAGGGTTTGTAAAAAATGTCTCATGCGGGAAATGGCAGCGGCGGATGCTTTGATGATAGAAAAATATATGGCAGCAATAAAAGCAGAGGATAGAGTGCCAGAAGGAGAGTATGAGCGCAGGCTGTCTTTGTGCAAAGAATGTGAAAGACTTAATGCAGGAATCTGTGCAGCCTGTGGCTGTTATGTAGAACTAAGGGCGCTAAGTCCGGTTAGCAGATGTCCCTATCATAGCTGGTAA
- a CDS encoding transketolase produces the protein MTNLELQKMAVEVRKGIITGVHSAKAGHPGGSLSAADIFTYLYFQEMNIDPKNARDPKRDRFVLSKGHTAPGYYAALANRGYFPVKDLVGLRHLGHYLQGHPNMNDVPGVDMSSGSLGQGVSVAVGMALAGKLKNEDYRVYTLTGDGEIQEGQIWEAAMFAGARKLDNLVVIVDNNNLQIDGEIEEVCSPYPIDKKFEAFNFHVINVKDGNDMEQLRAAFEEAKATKGQPTAIIAKTVKGKGVSFMENQAGWHGKAPNDEEYVIAMSDLEKVGEALCQK, from the coding sequence ATGACAAATTTAGAGCTTCAAAAAATGGCTGTTGAAGTTCGTAAGGGAATTATTACGGGTGTTCATAGTGCAAAAGCGGGACACCCAGGCGGTTCCCTCTCAGCAGCAGATATTTTTACCTATTTATATTTCCAGGAGATGAATATTGACCCAAAAAACGCGAGGGATCCAAAGAGAGACCGTTTTGTATTGTCAAAAGGACATACAGCACCAGGATATTATGCAGCATTGGCAAACAGAGGTTATTTCCCAGTGAAGGACCTTGTTGGACTTCGTCATTTGGGGCATTATCTTCAGGGACATCCGAATATGAATGACGTTCCAGGTGTGGATATGTCATCTGGTTCACTTGGTCAGGGAGTGTCGGTTGCAGTTGGAATGGCACTTGCAGGCAAACTGAAGAATGAGGATTACCGTGTGTATACACTTACCGGAGATGGAGAAATCCAGGAAGGGCAGATTTGGGAAGCGGCAATGTTTGCCGGAGCCCGTAAATTAGACAATCTGGTGGTGATAGTGGACAATAATAATCTTCAGATTGATGGAGAAATTGAAGAGGTCTGCTCGCCATATCCAATTGATAAAAAGTTTGAGGCATTTAATTTCCATGTTATAAATGTGAAGGATGGAAATGATATGGAACAGCTAAGAGCGGCATTTGAAGAGGCAAAAGCTACAAAAGGACAGCCGACAGCCATTATTGCAAAGACAGTAAAAGGAAAAGGTGTCTCATTTATGGAGAATCAGGCAGGATGGCATGGAAAAGCTCCAAATGATGAGGAGTATGTAATTGCAATGTCTGATTTAGAGAAAGTAGGTGAAGCATTATGCCAGAAGTAA